One window of the Salvia splendens isolate huo1 chromosome 1, SspV2, whole genome shotgun sequence genome contains the following:
- the LOC121799637 gene encoding uncharacterized protein LOC121799637, translating to MGARLPRPKLWSADPRPLTVQSAQGTITESARPGPINTSTMAEADTFLGATQAKRLEREAGRTINDSVRNYRHSKPSRRERMRHSQHHSLSGSYARDSPLSQEPSHCGRGSLRLSRGIRSKAILQMWSVNIILGMDWLAENYATIRSLPRLPPDRQLEFTIDLEPGSAPVSKASYRMAPKELEELKIQLQELLDSGFIRPSVSPWGAPEIFVKKKDGTLRMCITYRELNKLTLKNKYPLPRINDLFDQLQGAGVFSKMGLRSGYHQLRVQQEIHLRLDFTPDMAITNLL from the exons ATGGGCGCCAGACTGCCCCGACCCAAGCTGTGGAGCGCCGACCCTAGGCCCCTCACTGTGCAAAGTGCTCAAGGAACCATCACGGAGAGTGCAAGGCCGGGACCGATAAATACTTCAACTATGGCCGAAGCGGACACTTTTCTAGGAGCTACCCAGGCAAAGAGGCTGGAACGGGAGGCAGGCAGAACTATCAACGACAGCGTCCGCAACTACAGGCACTCCAAGCCGAGCAGAAGAGAGAGAATGCGGCACTCCCAGCACCACAGCCTCAGCGGCAGCTACGCCCGAGACTCCCCACTCAGTCAAGAGCCTTCGCACTGCGGCAGAGGCAGCCTAAGACTGAGCAGGGGAATCAGGAGCAAGGCAATTTTGCAG ATGTGGAGCGTCAACATCAtattaggaatggattggttagccGAGAACTACGCTACCATCCGTT CACTACCAAGACTACCGCCAGACAGGCAACTGGAGTTCAccatcgatctggaaccaggatcAGCTCCAGTATCAAAGGCATCTTATAGAATGGCACcaaaggagttggaagaactcaagatacagttACAAGAACTGCTAGACTCGGGTTTCATCCGACCCAGTGTATCGCCATGGGGCGCACCAGAGAtattcgtgaagaagaaggatggcaCACTGAGGATGTGTATAACCTATCGAGAGTTGAACAAGttaactctcaagaacaagtacccttTACCGAGGATCAACGACCTCTTTGACCAGCTGCAAGGAGCTGGTGTGTTCTCGAAGATGGGCTTGAGATCGGGTTATCATCAGCTGAGAGTTCAACAGGAGATACACCTAAGACTGGATTTCACACCAGATATGGCCATTACGAATTtactgtaa